The Vicinamibacterales bacterium genome contains a region encoding:
- a CDS encoding murein L,D-transpeptidase catalytic domain family protein — translation MAAEFDAAAWAPALRGGIDPALFALAMDAAAQAVSRGDAAEPRTLTVIDFSRPSTEKRMWVYDLRSRALLFHELVAHGRGSGANLATAFSNVPESNQSSLGLFRTAEAYMGKHGLSLRLDGLERGINDRARERAIVIHGADYVNPATAHALGRLGRSLGCPAVRPEIAASLINAVKGGGLLFAYYPNRSWLSSSTYLN, via the coding sequence GTGGCAGCGGAGTTCGACGCCGCCGCGTGGGCGCCGGCGCTCCGCGGCGGGATCGATCCCGCGCTGTTCGCCCTGGCGATGGACGCCGCCGCGCAGGCCGTCTCCCGCGGTGACGCGGCCGAGCCACGCACGCTGACGGTGATCGACTTCTCGCGTCCCTCCACCGAGAAGCGGATGTGGGTCTACGACCTCCGATCGCGCGCGCTGTTGTTCCACGAGCTGGTGGCGCACGGGCGGGGCAGCGGCGCGAATCTCGCGACGGCGTTCTCGAACGTGCCGGAGAGCAACCAGTCGAGTCTCGGCCTCTTCCGGACGGCCGAAGCTTACATGGGCAAGCACGGTCTGTCGCTGCGCCTCGACGGGCTCGAGCGGGGGATCAACGATCGGGCACGGGAGCGGGCGATCGTGATTCACGGCGCCGACTACGTGAATCCCGCCACGGCGCACGCGCTGGGACGTCTCGGCCGCAGTCTCGGCTGCCCTGCGGTCCGGCCCGAGATCGCGGCGTCGCTGATCAACGCGGTGAAGGGGGGCGGGCTGCTGTTCGCCTATTACCCGAATCGCTCCTGGCTGTCGTCCTCGACGTACCTCAACTAG
- a CDS encoding VWA domain-containing protein has product MTPRPTLACGVLFAAVVSVAASQVPFRSERTVVSVVVSVRSGNAPVTALTAADFRLTDNGHGQRIDAVSMEKLPIDLTLAIDTSGSTATGVGRLVAEAASLARRLRASDRFRLLSIDTMVHEVLPLRSAAEQIWPARIPFNGASAVHDALFAGLVTPVDADRRHLFIALTDGVDTISALDAGAVRDAAERSDVLLHIVTVTFAAAPPPVPPNWLPRRDADLEVLREAARRTGGDMHAGGQLGPDSLRAVTAALEDFRSSYVLRYSPTDAAPGWHALEVRLNRREPWTVRARRGYFR; this is encoded by the coding sequence ATGACGCCGCGGCCGACGCTCGCCTGCGGTGTGCTGTTCGCGGCCGTGGTGTCGGTCGCAGCGAGCCAGGTGCCGTTCCGGTCGGAGCGGACCGTGGTATCGGTCGTCGTCTCGGTGCGGTCCGGCAACGCCCCGGTCACCGCCTTGACGGCAGCGGATTTCCGGCTGACCGACAATGGCCACGGGCAGAGGATCGACGCAGTCTCGATGGAGAAGCTGCCGATCGATCTCACGCTGGCGATCGACACCAGCGGCAGCACCGCAACCGGCGTCGGCCGGCTGGTTGCCGAGGCGGCGTCGCTCGCGCGCCGGCTTCGTGCGAGCGACCGGTTCCGGCTGTTGTCCATCGACACGATGGTGCACGAAGTCCTCCCGTTGCGGAGCGCGGCGGAGCAGATCTGGCCGGCGCGGATTCCGTTCAATGGCGCGAGCGCGGTGCACGACGCGCTGTTCGCCGGGCTGGTGACTCCGGTGGACGCCGATCGCCGGCATCTGTTCATCGCGCTGACCGACGGCGTCGATACCATCAGCGCGCTCGACGCCGGTGCGGTTCGCGACGCCGCCGAACGCTCCGACGTCCTGCTCCACATCGTCACGGTGACGTTCGCGGCGGCGCCGCCGCCGGTGCCGCCGAACTGGCTGCCCCGGCGCGACGCCGATCTGGAAGTGCTGCGCGAGGCGGCACGGCGCACGGGAGGCGACATGCACGCGGGCGGTCAGCTCGGGCCCGATTCGCTGCGCGCGGTCACCGCGGCGCTGGAGGATTTTCGATCCAGCTACGTGCTGCGCTATTCCCCCACGGATGCGGCCCCCGGCTGGCACGCGCTGGAGGTCCGCCTGAACCGCCGCGAACCATGGACCGTGAGAGCCCGTCGCGGGTACTTCCGCTGA
- a CDS encoding DUF2264 domain-containing protein, which translates to MNRRELLQSVAGVLAVPTVSGTAVTQSLSAPADDRAIWVGLLRRLADPVLRHLAAGTLKARMPVEQAAGGNRADVTHLEALGRLVAGVAPWLELAADSSEEGRARGATAELARAAIDRAVDPASPDFLNFTRGGQPLVDAAFLAHGLLRARRTLVEPLDARAARNLLAALESTRVITPGYNNWLLFSAMVEAGVSALGGRADLMRVDYAVRQHEAWYKGDGAYGDGPAFHWDYYNSFVIQPMLLDVLEVFRERQPAWKTLSARVEERARRYAAVQERLIGPDGSFPPLGRSLAYRCGAFQLLAQIALRRALPENVSPAQVRGALTAVIRRTLEAPGTFDTDGWLRIGFCGHQPGVGESYISTGSLYLCATAFLPLGLPAADAFWAAAPEPWTARRAWSGQPFAIDKAISV; encoded by the coding sequence ATGAATCGACGTGAGTTGCTGCAGTCGGTCGCCGGCGTCCTCGCGGTTCCGACCGTGTCGGGCACGGCCGTCACTCAGAGCCTGAGCGCGCCGGCGGACGACCGTGCGATCTGGGTCGGGCTGCTCCGGCGTCTCGCCGATCCGGTGCTGAGGCATCTCGCCGCGGGAACGCTCAAGGCGCGGATGCCCGTGGAGCAGGCGGCGGGGGGGAATCGGGCGGACGTCACGCATCTCGAAGCGCTCGGGCGTCTCGTCGCCGGCGTCGCCCCGTGGCTCGAGCTGGCCGCGGATTCGTCCGAGGAGGGGCGGGCGCGCGGCGCGACGGCGGAGCTCGCGCGTGCCGCCATCGATCGGGCGGTCGATCCGGCCTCGCCCGATTTCCTGAACTTCACGCGCGGCGGCCAGCCGCTGGTCGACGCGGCCTTCCTCGCGCACGGACTGCTGCGCGCGCGGCGGACGCTGGTCGAGCCGCTCGACGCGCGGGCCGCACGGAATCTCCTCGCGGCGCTCGAGTCGACGCGCGTCATCACGCCCGGCTACAACAACTGGCTGCTGTTCTCGGCGATGGTCGAGGCCGGCGTGTCGGCGCTCGGCGGCCGTGCCGATTTGATGCGCGTGGACTACGCCGTCCGGCAGCACGAGGCCTGGTACAAAGGCGACGGCGCCTATGGCGACGGTCCCGCGTTTCACTGGGACTACTACAACAGCTTCGTGATCCAGCCGATGCTGCTCGACGTGCTCGAGGTGTTCCGCGAACGCCAGCCCGCCTGGAAGACGCTATCCGCGCGGGTGGAGGAGCGGGCGCGGCGGTACGCCGCGGTGCAGGAGCGGTTGATCGGCCCCGATGGGAGCTTTCCGCCGCTCGGCCGATCGCTGGCCTACCGCTGCGGCGCGTTCCAGTTGCTCGCCCAGATCGCGCTGCGCCGCGCCCTGCCCGAGAACGTGTCGCCGGCCCAGGTGCGCGGCGCGCTGACCGCCGTGATCCGCCGTACACTCGAGGCGCCGGGCACCTTCGATACGGACGGATGGCTGCGGATCGGGTTCTGCGGTCATCAGCCGGGCGTCGGCGAGTCGTACATTTCCACCGGCTCTCTCTACCTGTGCGCGACCGCGTTTCTGCCGCTCGGCCTTCCGGCGGCGGATGCGTTCTGGGCGGCCGCGCCGGAGCCGTGGACCGCACGGCGCGCCTGGTCGGGTCAGCCGTTCGCGATCGACAAGGCGATTTCGGTGTAG
- a CDS encoding arylsulfatase, which produces MPSFIRTLPFAAAGAAAVSWAAIAAVPQPPPSRPNIVLIQADDLGYGDLSAYGQARFRTPSLDRLAAGGIRFTQYYAGSTVCAPSRAALMTGLHTGHAWIRGNGEIPLRDEDVTIAMALKDVGYRTAVIGKWGLGRPGTPGQPDRKGFEYSFGFLDHRHAHRQYTDHLFRNSEPVATDLEKDYVNDLFTREAAAFIERADPRPFFLYLNYTVPHAELRVPEDSLEALRGRFPETPFANAAADGRPTGPDGPSLGYRSQPAPKAAFAAMIVRMDRDIGRLHDLLRSRGLDRRTLLMFVSDNGPHQEGGAAPAFFKSSGGLRGIKRDLYEGGIRVPMIASWPGTIPAGRVSAHPWTHWDMFPTLAEIASAKVPAGIDGLSMARALRGERQRQHEFLYWEFHERGFQQAVRMGRWKAVRLAKDQALELYDLEHDPAESSNVAAANPAVVQKIEAYLRTARTDSERWPVKANDRRE; this is translated from the coding sequence ATGCCGAGTTTCATCCGCACCCTGCCATTCGCCGCCGCGGGCGCCGCGGCGGTGTCCTGGGCCGCGATTGCCGCGGTGCCGCAGCCGCCGCCGTCGCGGCCGAACATCGTCCTCATCCAGGCCGACGATCTCGGCTACGGCGATCTGAGCGCTTACGGGCAGGCGCGGTTCCGCACTCCGTCGCTGGATCGCCTGGCGGCCGGCGGCATCCGCTTCACGCAGTACTACGCCGGCAGCACCGTGTGTGCGCCTTCGCGCGCCGCGCTCATGACCGGCCTGCACACCGGCCACGCGTGGATTCGCGGCAACGGCGAGATCCCGCTGCGTGACGAGGACGTCACCATCGCGATGGCGTTGAAGGACGTTGGCTATCGCACCGCCGTCATCGGCAAGTGGGGGCTCGGCCGTCCCGGCACCCCGGGACAGCCGGATCGGAAGGGTTTCGAGTACTCGTTCGGATTCCTCGATCACCGCCACGCGCACCGCCAGTACACCGATCACCTGTTTCGCAACAGCGAGCCGGTGGCGACGGACCTCGAGAAGGACTACGTGAACGACCTCTTCACGCGCGAGGCGGCGGCGTTCATCGAGCGCGCCGATCCGCGGCCGTTCTTCCTCTATCTCAATTACACCGTGCCGCACGCGGAGCTGCGCGTGCCGGAAGATTCGCTCGAAGCGCTGCGCGGCCGGTTTCCGGAAACGCCGTTCGCCAATGCCGCCGCAGACGGCCGCCCGACCGGCCCGGACGGCCCGTCCCTCGGATACCGATCCCAGCCGGCGCCGAAGGCGGCGTTTGCCGCGATGATCGTCCGCATGGATCGCGACATCGGGCGGCTGCACGATCTGCTGCGCTCGCGCGGTCTCGATCGCCGCACGCTGCTGATGTTCGTCAGCGACAACGGTCCGCACCAGGAAGGGGGCGCCGCGCCGGCCTTCTTCAAGAGCTCGGGCGGTCTGCGCGGGATCAAACGCGATCTCTACGAAGGCGGGATCCGCGTGCCGATGATCGCGAGCTGGCCCGGCACCATCCCGGCGGGGCGCGTCAGCGCGCATCCGTGGACGCACTGGGACATGTTTCCGACGCTCGCCGAGATCGCCTCGGCGAAGGTGCCGGCCGGGATCGACGGTCTCTCGATGGCGCGCGCGCTCCGCGGCGAACGCCAGCGCCAGCACGAGTTCCTCTACTGGGAGTTCCACGAGCGCGGCTTCCAGCAGGCGGTGCGGATGGGACGATGGAAGGCGGTGCGGCTGGCGAAGGATCAGGCGCTCGAGCTGTACGATCTCGAGCACGATCCCGCGGAATCGAGCAACGTCGCCGCGGCCAATCCCGCCGTGGTGCAGAAGATCGAAGCGTACCTCCGCACCGCGCGCACCGACAGCGAGCGGTGGCCCGTCAAGGCGAACGACCGGCGGGAGTGA
- a CDS encoding prepilin-type N-terminal cleavage/methylation domain-containing protein, translated as MKRHADGFTLIELLIVVAIIGIIAAIAIPGLVRARISGNEAWAIGSLRAIGSAQGTFAASCASGRYAQGLDTLGSGPSGGAPFLSPDLAQAPSVSKSGYTVSMTGTAVSGFTACNGAANLASGFHAWADPIAVSTGTRYFMLNTTGSVWQATSTMSGASDSAAPSGAVTIQ; from the coding sequence ATGAAACGCCACGCGGACGGCTTCACGCTCATCGAGCTGCTGATCGTCGTCGCCATCATCGGCATCATTGCGGCGATCGCCATTCCCGGCCTGGTCCGCGCCCGTATCTCCGGCAACGAAGCGTGGGCGATCGGCTCGCTCCGCGCCATCGGCAGCGCGCAAGGGACGTTCGCCGCCAGCTGCGCGAGCGGCCGCTACGCCCAGGGGCTGGATACGCTCGGGAGCGGCCCGTCGGGCGGCGCGCCGTTCCTCAGCCCGGATCTCGCGCAGGCGCCGAGCGTCAGCAAGAGCGGCTACACGGTGTCGATGACCGGCACCGCGGTCAGCGGGTTCACCGCGTGCAACGGCGCGGCGAATCTGGCGTCGGGCTTCCACGCCTGGGCCGATCCGATCGCGGTCAGCACCGGCACGCGATACTTCATGCTCAACACGACCGGCAGCGTGTGGCAGGCGACCAGCACGATGTCCGGCGCGAGCGATTCGGCCGCGCCGTCTGGGGCGGTCACGATCCAGTAG